In the genome of Candidatus Microbacterium phytovorans, one region contains:
- a CDS encoding fumarylacetoacetate hydrolase family protein: MKIARFRHDDAIRFGILDDGDLVVLAGDPLFAGFETTGERVALADAVLLAPVIPRSKVVCVGKNYRDHAAEMGGEAPAEPLLFLKPNTSVIGPGDVIVRPRQSERTDFEGELAVVIGRVAKDVPAADADSYIFGYTVANDVTARDLQRSDGQWARAKGFDTFCPLGPVIETEFDLDGGHRIVSRVNGEVRQDGPLSDMVHSVADIIAYASAAFTLLPGDVVLTGTPAGIGPFEAGDTVEVEISGIGVLRNTARDA, from the coding sequence GTGAAGATCGCGCGCTTCCGCCACGACGATGCGATCCGCTTCGGCATCCTCGACGACGGCGACCTCGTCGTCCTCGCGGGCGATCCGCTGTTCGCGGGCTTCGAGACCACGGGGGAGCGGGTCGCTCTCGCAGACGCCGTCCTCCTGGCGCCGGTGATCCCACGCTCGAAGGTCGTGTGCGTCGGAAAGAACTACCGCGACCACGCGGCCGAGATGGGTGGCGAGGCGCCGGCTGAACCGCTGCTGTTCCTCAAGCCCAACACGTCGGTGATCGGCCCGGGCGACGTGATCGTGCGCCCGCGTCAGTCCGAGCGCACCGACTTCGAGGGCGAGCTCGCCGTCGTGATCGGCCGGGTGGCGAAGGACGTCCCCGCGGCCGACGCGGACTCGTACATCTTCGGTTACACGGTCGCCAACGATGTCACCGCGCGCGACCTCCAGCGCTCCGACGGACAGTGGGCGCGCGCGAAGGGCTTCGACACGTTCTGTCCGCTCGGTCCCGTGATCGAGACGGAGTTTGACCTCGATGGCGGCCATCGGATCGTGTCGCGCGTCAACGGCGAGGTCCGCCAGGACGGCCCGCTGAGCGACATGGTGCATTCGGTCGCGGACATCATCGCGTACGCCTCGGCCGCTTTCACCCTGCTCCCGGGCGACGTCGTCCTGACGGGCACGCCCGCGGGCATCGGACCGTTCGAGGCGGGCGACACCGTGGAGGTGGAAATCTCGGGGATCGGCGTGCTGCGCAACACGGCACGTGATGCCTGA
- the ilvC gene encoding ketol-acid reductoisomerase, with protein MAEIFYDSDADLSLIQGKKVAIVGYGSQGHAHALNLRDSGVEVVIALKDGSKSAPKAQEEGFEVKSVADATQWADLIMILAPDQHQRGIYNDHIKPNLSEGKTLAFAHGFNIRFGYIDAPEGVDVILVAPKAPGHTVRREFVAGRGIPDIIAVEKDASGSAWQTALAYAKAIGGTRAGVIKTTFTEETETDLFGEQAVLCGGVSQLVQYGFETLTEAGYQPQIAYFEVLHELKLIVDLMWEGGIAKQRWSVSDTAEYGDYVSGPRVIDPRVKENMQGVLADIQSGAFAERFIGDQDAGAPEFQELRAKAAAHPIEAVGKELRALFAWKQQDADYTEGSAAR; from the coding sequence ATGGCCGAAATCTTCTACGATTCCGACGCAGACCTGTCCCTCATCCAGGGCAAGAAGGTCGCCATCGTCGGCTACGGCTCGCAGGGTCACGCGCACGCGCTGAACCTCCGCGACTCGGGCGTCGAGGTCGTCATCGCGCTCAAGGACGGCTCGAAGTCGGCGCCGAAGGCTCAGGAGGAGGGCTTCGAGGTCAAGTCGGTCGCCGACGCGACCCAGTGGGCCGACCTCATCATGATCCTCGCGCCCGATCAGCACCAGCGCGGCATCTACAACGACCACATCAAGCCGAACCTCAGCGAGGGCAAGACGCTCGCCTTCGCACACGGCTTCAACATCCGCTTCGGCTACATCGATGCCCCCGAGGGCGTCGACGTGATCCTCGTCGCCCCCAAGGCGCCCGGGCACACGGTGCGTCGCGAGTTCGTCGCCGGTCGTGGCATCCCCGACATCATCGCCGTCGAGAAGGACGCCTCCGGCTCGGCGTGGCAGACCGCGCTGGCGTACGCGAAGGCCATCGGCGGCACCCGTGCCGGTGTCATCAAGACGACCTTCACCGAGGAGACCGAGACCGACCTGTTCGGTGAGCAGGCTGTCCTGTGCGGCGGCGTGTCGCAGCTCGTCCAGTACGGCTTCGAGACGCTGACCGAGGCCGGCTACCAGCCGCAGATCGCCTACTTCGAGGTGCTCCACGAGCTCAAGCTCATCGTCGACCTCATGTGGGAGGGCGGCATCGCCAAGCAGCGGTGGTCGGTCTCCGACACGGCCGAGTACGGCGACTACGTCTCGGGCCCGCGTGTCATCGACCCGCGCGTCAAGGAGAACATGCAGGGCGTGCTCGCCGACATCCAGTCGGGCGCCTTCGCGGAGCGTTTCATCGGCGACCAGGATGCCGGTGCGCCCGAGTTCCAGGAGCTTCGCGCCAAGGCTGCCGCCCACCCCATCGAGGCGGTCGGCAAGGAACTGCGTGCCCTGTTCGCCTGGAAGCAGCAGGACGCCGACTACACCGAGGGTTCCGCCGCCCGCTGA
- a CDS encoding 3-isopropylmalate dehydrogenase encodes MSRAIAERTVRLAVIPGDGIGPEVIAEAEKVLDAVTADSAVEFAITRFSLGAARYLETGDTLTDDDLAAIAGHDAILLGAVGGQPGDPRLAGANIERGLLLKLRFALDHYVNLRPSKLYPGVPGPLAAPGDIDFVVVREGTEGPYVGNGGSIRTGTPHEVANETSVNTAYGIERVVRFAFAQAARRRGKLTLVHKTNVLVHAGGMWKRIVDAVAAEHPEVTVDYFHVDAATIFLVTNPGRFDVIVTDNLFGDILTDLAGAVTGGIGLAASGNINPDGAFPSMFEPVHGSAPDIAGQQKADPTAAILSTALLLDHLGLAAEAQRVTRAVEEDIATRGATARTTAQVGDAIVSRLQA; translated from the coding sequence ATGTCGCGCGCGATCGCCGAACGCACCGTCCGCCTGGCCGTGATTCCGGGAGACGGAATCGGCCCCGAGGTCATCGCCGAGGCGGAGAAGGTCCTGGATGCCGTGACGGCGGACTCCGCGGTGGAGTTCGCGATCACGCGCTTCTCCCTGGGCGCCGCGCGTTACCTCGAGACGGGCGACACGCTCACCGACGACGACCTGGCCGCGATCGCCGGTCACGACGCGATTCTGCTCGGCGCGGTCGGTGGCCAGCCCGGCGACCCGCGGCTCGCGGGCGCCAACATCGAGCGCGGATTGCTCCTGAAGCTGCGCTTCGCGCTCGACCACTACGTCAACCTGCGCCCGTCCAAGCTCTATCCGGGGGTGCCCGGGCCGCTGGCGGCGCCGGGGGACATCGACTTCGTCGTCGTGCGCGAGGGGACCGAGGGCCCCTACGTCGGCAACGGCGGCTCGATCCGCACCGGCACGCCCCACGAGGTGGCCAACGAGACGAGCGTCAACACCGCCTACGGGATCGAGCGCGTCGTGCGATTCGCGTTCGCGCAGGCCGCGCGGCGACGCGGGAAGCTCACGCTCGTGCACAAGACCAACGTGCTCGTCCACGCCGGCGGCATGTGGAAGCGCATCGTCGACGCGGTGGCGGCAGAGCACCCCGAGGTGACCGTAGACTATTTCCACGTCGACGCGGCGACGATCTTCCTGGTCACAAACCCGGGCCGCTTCGACGTGATCGTCACCGACAACCTCTTCGGCGACATCCTCACCGACTTGGCCGGCGCCGTCACCGGAGGCATCGGCCTCGCCGCATCGGGGAACATCAACCCCGACGGCGCGTTCCCCTCGATGTTCGAGCCCGTGCACGGCTCGGCCCCGGACATCGCGGGACAGCAGAAGGCCGATCCCACGGCCGCGATCCTCTCCACGGCGCTGTTGCTCGATCATCTCGGGCTCGCCGCCGAAGCTCAGCGCGTCACCCGCGCTGTCGAGGAGGACATCGCGACGCGGGGGGCCACCGCACGCACGACCGCGCAGGTCGGCGACGCCATCGTTTCCCGTCTCCAGGCGTAA
- a CDS encoding branched-chain amino acid aminotransferase — MTLTDPQTATAPLAFAVTRNLAAKSAAEREDLLRDPVFGTTFTDHMVDICWSARGGWHRPRVQPYGPISLDPAAAVLHYGQEIFEGIKAYRHADGSIHTFRPDQNGARLQRSARRLALPELPVEYFIQSLRELIAVDGEWVPSGADQSLYLRPFMFAKEAFLGVRPAAKVAYYLIASPVAAYFKGGAKPVSIWLSEDYSRAGKGGTGAAKTGGNYAASLLPQAEAYEQGCDQVVFLDQDGNVEELGGMNIVFVYKDGTIVTPQSDSILEGITRDSLLQLARDRGHVVEQRHVSLQEWRDGVASGDIVEVFACGTAAVVAPIGVLKAKGFEDVQPTGSLALELRQHLTDIQYGRAEDTHGWLLRLDEPTDAEDAR; from the coding sequence ATGACCCTCACCGACCCCCAGACCGCGACCGCTCCGCTCGCTTTCGCGGTCACCCGGAATCTCGCCGCGAAGTCGGCCGCCGAGCGCGAGGACCTCCTGCGCGATCCCGTCTTCGGCACGACGTTCACCGACCACATGGTCGACATCTGCTGGTCCGCGCGTGGGGGATGGCACCGTCCGCGCGTGCAGCCGTACGGGCCGATCTCGCTCGACCCCGCCGCCGCGGTGCTCCACTACGGCCAGGAGATCTTCGAGGGCATCAAGGCCTACCGCCACGCCGACGGATCGATCCACACCTTCCGTCCCGACCAGAACGGGGCGCGACTGCAGCGCAGCGCACGACGCCTGGCCCTTCCCGAGCTGCCGGTCGAGTACTTCATCCAGTCGTTGCGCGAGCTTATCGCCGTCGACGGGGAGTGGGTGCCCTCCGGTGCCGACCAGAGCCTGTACCTGCGCCCATTCATGTTCGCCAAGGAGGCGTTCCTCGGCGTCCGCCCGGCGGCGAAGGTCGCGTACTACCTGATCGCCAGTCCCGTGGCCGCCTACTTCAAGGGCGGTGCGAAGCCGGTGTCGATCTGGCTGAGCGAGGACTACTCCCGCGCCGGCAAGGGCGGCACGGGCGCGGCGAAGACCGGAGGCAACTACGCCGCCAGCCTGCTCCCGCAGGCGGAGGCGTATGAGCAGGGATGCGATCAGGTGGTCTTCCTCGATCAGGACGGCAACGTCGAGGAGCTCGGGGGCATGAACATCGTCTTCGTCTACAAGGACGGCACGATCGTCACCCCCCAGTCGGACTCGATCCTCGAGGGCATCACCCGCGATTCGCTGCTGCAGCTGGCGCGCGACCGTGGACACGTCGTCGAGCAGCGCCACGTGTCGCTGCAGGAGTGGCGCGACGGCGTCGCATCGGGTGACATCGTCGAGGTGTTCGCGTGCGGAACGGCCGCCGTGGTCGCTCCTATCGGCGTGTTGAAGGCCAAGGGCTTCGAAGACGTCCAGCCGACCGGCTCCCTCGCGCTGGAGCTCCGCCAGCACCTCACCGACATCCAGTACGGTCGCGCGGAGGACACCCACGGCTGGCTGCTGCGGTTGGACGAGCCGACGGATGCCGAGGACGCCCGGTGA
- the serA gene encoding phosphoglycerate dehydrogenase, whose translation MSKPVVLIAEELSPATIDALGPDFEIRHVDGADRAALLPSLADAHAVLIRSATKMDAEAIAAAPALKVIARAGVGLDNVDIKAATTAGVMVVNAPTSNIISAAELTVAHILGLARRLPAAHASLSAGQWKRSAYTGVELFEKTLGIIGLGRIGALIAARLQAFGMSVVAYDPYVTSARAQQLGVQLVTLDELLEQSDFVTIHMPKTPETTGMISTEQFSRMKPTAYVVNVARGGLIDEVALHTALTTGEIAGAGLDVFTSEPPKEDGTAFPLLELPNVLVTPHLGASTDEAQEKAGVSVAKSVRLALGGELVPDAVNVAGGVIDPYVRPGIPLVEKLGQIFSALAHSPLTSLDVEVHGELSQYDVKVLKLAALKGVFTNVVSETVSYVNAPLLAEQRGIESRLLVDDQSDEYRNVITLRGALSDGSQLSVSGTLTGTKQTEKLVGINGHPLELPIEKHHIVMIYTDRPGIVAVYGQKFGEAGINIAGMQIARTQAGGQALSVLTVDSPVPDELLDEVRSAIQADLFRQIEITES comes from the coding sequence GTGTCCAAGCCCGTCGTGCTCATCGCCGAAGAACTCTCTCCCGCCACGATCGATGCCCTCGGGCCGGATTTCGAGATCCGCCACGTCGACGGCGCCGACCGCGCTGCACTGCTGCCGTCGCTTGCCGATGCGCACGCGGTGCTGATCCGCTCGGCGACGAAGATGGATGCCGAGGCGATCGCCGCGGCCCCCGCGCTCAAGGTCATCGCGCGCGCCGGCGTCGGTCTCGACAACGTCGACATCAAGGCGGCCACGACGGCCGGCGTCATGGTGGTCAACGCCCCGACGTCGAACATCATTTCCGCCGCCGAGCTCACCGTCGCCCACATTCTCGGGCTCGCACGTCGGCTGCCGGCCGCCCACGCGTCGTTGTCGGCCGGTCAGTGGAAGCGCAGCGCCTACACGGGCGTCGAGCTGTTCGAGAAGACCCTCGGCATCATCGGTCTCGGTCGTATCGGAGCGCTGATCGCCGCGCGTCTGCAGGCGTTCGGCATGTCGGTGGTCGCCTACGACCCCTACGTCACGAGTGCGCGCGCGCAGCAGCTGGGCGTGCAGCTGGTCACGCTCGACGAGCTTCTGGAGCAGAGCGACTTCGTCACCATCCACATGCCCAAGACGCCCGAGACGACGGGCATGATCTCGACCGAGCAGTTCTCGCGCATGAAGCCGACGGCCTACGTCGTGAACGTCGCGCGCGGTGGCCTCATCGACGAGGTCGCTTTGCACACGGCGCTGACGACCGGCGAGATCGCCGGGGCTGGCCTCGACGTGTTCACGAGCGAGCCGCCGAAGGAGGACGGCACGGCGTTCCCGCTCCTGGAGCTTCCCAACGTCCTCGTCACCCCGCACCTGGGCGCCTCGACCGACGAGGCGCAGGAGAAGGCGGGCGTGTCGGTCGCGAAGTCGGTGCGTCTCGCGCTCGGCGGCGAACTCGTCCCGGATGCCGTCAACGTCGCCGGGGGCGTCATCGACCCGTACGTGCGCCCCGGCATCCCGCTCGTGGAGAAGCTCGGGCAGATCTTCTCTGCGCTCGCCCACTCGCCGCTGACCAGCCTCGACGTGGAAGTGCACGGAGAGCTCAGCCAGTACGACGTCAAGGTGCTCAAGCTCGCAGCGCTGAAGGGCGTCTTCACGAACGTCGTCAGTGAGACGGTGTCCTACGTGAACGCGCCGTTGCTGGCGGAGCAGAGGGGCATCGAGTCGCGCCTGCTCGTAGACGACCAGTCCGACGAGTACCGCAACGTCATCACGCTCCGCGGGGCGCTCTCGGACGGCTCGCAGCTCTCGGTGTCGGGCACTCTCACGGGCACGAAGCAGACCGAGAAGCTCGTCGGCATCAACGGGCACCCGCTGGAGCTGCCCATCGAGAAGCACCACATCGTCATGATCTACACCGACCGCCCCGGCATCGTCGCGGTGTACGGCCAGAAGTTCGGCGAAGCAGGGATCAACATCGCAGGCATGCAGATCGCGCGCACGCAGGCCGGCGGCCAGGCGTTGTCGGTGCTGACCGTCGACTCGCCGGTGCCCGACGAGCTGCTCGACGAGGTCCGCTCCGCGATCCAGGCGGACCTGTTCCGTCAGATCGAGATCACCGAGTCCTGA
- a CDS encoding DNA polymerase III subunit gamma/tau: MSRDDDALSWGGDDDPTLDVGGSRPVEKHPPRLPEGFVAVGRGSEDLDSSDGRATEDEAGEVADEVGPQLGNVALVALGLLGGVYLLFTVGWIIGGLRLQEIAPFLNLIPAAYVPAFWLAVAAPAIWFVASLVLTRGRATWVRFVWLVAGAVLLVPWPFIMIGAVGQ; encoded by the coding sequence GTGAGCCGAGACGACGACGCGCTGTCCTGGGGAGGCGACGACGACCCGACGCTGGACGTCGGCGGTTCGCGCCCCGTCGAGAAACACCCTCCGCGGCTGCCCGAGGGCTTCGTGGCGGTCGGTCGCGGCAGCGAGGACCTGGACTCGTCCGACGGGCGGGCGACCGAGGACGAGGCCGGCGAGGTCGCCGACGAGGTCGGGCCGCAGCTGGGGAACGTCGCGCTCGTGGCCCTCGGGCTGCTCGGCGGCGTGTACCTCCTGTTCACGGTCGGCTGGATCATCGGCGGGCTGCGCCTGCAGGAGATCGCGCCGTTCCTCAATCTGATCCCCGCGGCGTACGTGCCCGCGTTCTGGCTCGCCGTCGCGGCTCCTGCGATCTGGTTCGTCGCCAGCCTCGTGCTCACCCGCGGGCGCGCGACGTGGGTGCGGTTCGTCTGGCTCGTCGCCGGAGCGGTGCTGCTGGTGCCGTGGCCGTTCATCATGATCGGAGCGGTGGGGCAATGA
- the ilvN gene encoding acetolactate synthase small subunit, which yields MSRHVLSLLVENKPGLLTRVAGLFARRGFNIESLAVGVTEVPGLSRITVVVDVDELPLEQVTKQLNKLINVIKIVELDASSSVQRDHMLIKVRADNQTRSNVIEVVNLFRASIVDYATDALVVEVTGDRGKIEAILRALEPFGIKELAQSGLLAIGRGGKSITERVLRG from the coding sequence ATGAGTCGTCATGTGCTGAGCCTCCTGGTGGAGAACAAGCCGGGTCTGCTGACTCGTGTCGCGGGACTCTTCGCGCGCCGCGGGTTCAATATCGAGTCGCTCGCCGTGGGCGTCACCGAGGTCCCCGGCCTGTCGCGGATCACGGTCGTCGTCGACGTCGACGAGCTGCCCCTGGAGCAGGTGACGAAGCAGCTGAACAAGCTCATCAACGTCATCAAGATCGTGGAGCTCGACGCGTCGTCGTCGGTGCAGCGCGATCACATGCTGATCAAGGTCCGCGCCGACAATCAGACCCGATCGAACGTCATCGAGGTCGTGAACCTCTTCCGGGCGTCGATCGTCGACTACGCGACCGACGCGCTCGTGGTGGAAGTCACCGGCGACCGCGGCAAGATCGAGGCGATCCTGCGCGCCCTGGAGCCCTTCGGCATCAAGGAGCTCGCCCAGTCCGGCCTCCTCGCCATCGGGCGCGGCGGCAAGTCCATCACCGAACGCGTCCTGCGCGGCTGA
- a CDS encoding TetR/AcrR family transcriptional regulator codes for MSRPPHARESVLDAFEALLIAEGERAATMEATARAAGVSKGGLLYHFASKEALEAALLARMEVRVHDDVEEMRADPSGLVAAFVRTSVMNDSPVDRALIAVSKLAQAGNADAALALRRVRQQWEDALRPHTRDETALHLVLLVSDGLYFNNALDQGAVPGPVPQGADMDALIALVERATRA; via the coding sequence ATGAGCAGACCTCCGCACGCCCGAGAGAGCGTCCTCGATGCCTTCGAAGCGCTGCTCATCGCCGAGGGCGAACGCGCGGCCACGATGGAGGCTACGGCGCGCGCCGCCGGCGTCTCCAAGGGCGGCCTGCTTTACCACTTCGCCTCCAAGGAAGCCCTCGAGGCGGCGCTGCTGGCACGCATGGAAGTGCGCGTGCACGACGACGTCGAGGAGATGCGCGCCGATCCTTCGGGTCTCGTCGCCGCTTTCGTGCGCACGTCGGTCATGAACGACTCCCCCGTCGACCGCGCTCTCATCGCCGTGTCGAAACTGGCCCAGGCAGGCAATGCGGATGCCGCTCTCGCGCTACGCCGCGTGCGGCAGCAGTGGGAGGATGCGCTGCGTCCCCACACCCGCGACGAGACCGCCCTCCACCTCGTGCTGCTCGTGAGCGACGGGCTCTACTTCAACAACGCTCTCGACCAGGGTGCCGTCCCGGGTCCCGTGCCACAGGGCGCCGACATGGACGCGCTGATCGCACTGGTCGAGCGCGCCACGCGCGCCTGA
- a CDS encoding MFS transporter has protein sequence MTLTEEISLADAAGRRVGWRGWAALVVLMLPVLLVSVDNTVLSFALPDIALDLAPSSAQQLWIIDAYPLVLAGLLVTMGTLGDRYGRRKLLLIGAVGFAAVSVLAAFATSAGMLIAARAAMGVFGAMLMPSTLSLLRSIFTHRDQRRLAIAVWASMFSAGAALGPIVGGILLEHFSWGSVFLLSVPVLVPLLVFAPLLVPESRDPRPGRIDPVSIALSMLTMIPVVYAIKEVAVHGMGWLPLVLVITGVGFGVVFVRRQLAAEVPMLDMRLFGRGTFSGALLVNLLSVIALVGFLYFVAQHLQLIVGLSPMQAGFALVPGMLAMIVAGLLVVPVSRRVAPRIVVPAALLFSVVAYLLVPLAVGDGALSLLVGAFTLLGVGIGAAETVSNDLILASAPPAKAGAASAVSETAYELGAVLGTAVLGGILTAAYRTGIVIPPGVDSAAADAARETLAGAVAVSSELEAGAGEALRQAAAHAFDAGVGITAVIGAVLVGIAALIAAATLGGTRSASTDH, from the coding sequence ATGACTTTGACGGAAGAGATCTCCCTGGCCGACGCCGCCGGGCGGCGTGTGGGCTGGCGCGGCTGGGCCGCGTTGGTCGTGCTCATGCTTCCCGTGCTGCTCGTCTCGGTGGACAACACGGTGCTGAGCTTCGCGCTGCCCGACATCGCCCTCGACCTCGCGCCCTCCAGCGCGCAGCAGCTGTGGATCATCGACGCGTACCCGCTCGTCCTCGCCGGCCTGCTCGTGACGATGGGAACGCTGGGCGACCGCTACGGCCGGCGCAAGCTGCTCCTGATCGGAGCCGTCGGATTCGCCGCAGTGTCGGTGCTCGCCGCCTTCGCGACGTCGGCAGGCATGCTCATCGCGGCGCGCGCGGCGATGGGCGTGTTCGGGGCGATGCTCATGCCCTCCACACTGTCGCTGCTGCGCAGCATCTTCACCCACCGCGACCAGCGTCGCCTCGCCATCGCCGTGTGGGCCTCGATGTTCTCGGCGGGTGCCGCGCTCGGACCGATCGTCGGCGGCATCCTGCTGGAGCACTTCTCCTGGGGATCCGTGTTCCTGCTGTCGGTGCCCGTGCTCGTTCCGCTGCTGGTGTTCGCGCCGCTCCTCGTGCCGGAGAGTCGGGATCCGCGCCCCGGGCGCATCGATCCCGTCAGCATCGCGCTGTCGATGCTGACGATGATCCCCGTCGTCTACGCGATCAAGGAGGTCGCGGTGCACGGCATGGGATGGCTGCCTCTCGTGCTCGTGATCACCGGAGTGGGCTTCGGGGTGGTGTTCGTCCGCCGCCAGCTCGCGGCCGAGGTGCCCATGCTCGACATGCGCCTGTTCGGGCGGGGAACCTTCAGCGGCGCGCTCCTGGTCAACCTCCTGAGCGTGATCGCCCTCGTCGGCTTCCTGTACTTCGTCGCGCAGCACCTCCAGCTGATCGTCGGCCTGTCGCCGATGCAGGCCGGTTTCGCGCTCGTGCCGGGGATGCTCGCGATGATCGTCGCGGGTCTCCTCGTGGTGCCCGTGTCGCGTCGGGTCGCCCCGCGTATCGTCGTGCCCGCGGCGCTCCTGTTCTCGGTCGTGGCGTACCTGCTGGTCCCGCTCGCGGTCGGCGACGGCGCGCTGTCGCTGCTCGTCGGTGCCTTCACCCTCCTGGGTGTCGGGATCGGCGCAGCCGAGACGGTCTCCAACGACCTCATCCTCGCGAGCGCGCCGCCCGCGAAGGCGGGTGCGGCCAGCGCGGTGTCTGAGACGGCCTATGAGCTCGGCGCGGTGCTCGGGACGGCGGTGCTCGGTGGCATCCTCACGGCCGCCTACCGCACCGGGATCGTGATCCCCCCGGGTGTGGATAGCGCCGCAGCCGACGCCGCCCGCGAGACGCTCGCCGGCGCCGTCGCGGTGTCCTCCGAGCTGGAGGCCGGCGCGGGGGAGGCGCTTCGCCAGGCGGCGGCGCACGCCTTCGACGCCGGAGTGGGCATCACCGCCGTCATCGGAGCCGTGCTCGTCGGCATCGCCGCGCTCATCGCGGCCGCTACGCTGGGAGGCACCCGCAGCGCGTCGACCGACCACTGA
- a CDS encoding bacitracin resistance protein: MSEQRVKTPRVMPTWVIATIGGAFGLFYAYAVWNAVGLLIGQASGQFGLNALGWGLLLFTAAFPILVFAAAFALGSRRRAGEFALLMLTGLALVAVFWLNVVAYALSSSGGTLLGA; the protein is encoded by the coding sequence ATGAGCGAGCAGCGAGTGAAGACACCTCGAGTGATGCCGACGTGGGTCATCGCGACGATCGGTGGCGCGTTCGGCCTCTTCTACGCCTACGCGGTGTGGAACGCGGTGGGGCTGCTCATCGGTCAGGCCAGCGGTCAGTTCGGGCTCAATGCGCTCGGATGGGGGCTGCTGCTGTTCACTGCGGCGTTCCCGATCCTCGTGTTCGCCGCAGCGTTCGCCCTGGGGTCTCGCCGGCGTGCGGGGGAGTTCGCCCTCCTGATGCTCACCGGGCTCGCGCTGGTGGCAGTGTTCTGGCTGAACGTCGTCGCCTACGCGCTCTCGAGCAGCGGCGGGACGCTCCTGGGCGCATGA